The proteins below come from a single Psychrobacter sp. FDAARGOS_221 genomic window:
- a CDS encoding type I secretion system permease/ATPase, giving the protein MSNNQNPSDNNMAASSASKGELVHTSDLTTAESLRDALKHILSQQGYPIDNIRLQDVIRKHDNQTAIEQGRGINTLGGVVGVLAGLGVEEAPEILEQPDAAFLPLLAYHARFGWGVIDGQTPQGLWNLRQEQQTRAVMLDEVKLILRLRLQEDHVKKRNATFTSLLKTDLFKYKGVVIEAVIASFLINFIALAVSLFSLQVYDRVIPTRAVSTLIILASGVALFILFEAFMKFARSKIMDKVVVGLDQYLSREVFQRLLKVRIDQMPGSVGSMAAQLRSYEQVRSFFTASTLFGLVDLPMTIIFLSLIAYIGSPLVALVPILASIIAIIMGLSARKRIDAIAAEGAQASYYKTGLLVETVEGVETIKAGAGSWKFLSRWLDVMNITIKNDLDMKHANDYLSYSTQMLQQTSYVGIVIMGAFVVMNGDMTMGGLIACSILGGRVLAPVMAIPNLLVQYSHAKAARSMIESIFQLEQDNHGVNYPLSPTKIRGHYQCDDMTFNYLGNDRPAVVIKKLVIQPGERIAILGPIGSGKSTLLKLLSGLYAPTSGRILLDGLDIQQISREALSEQVGYLQQDHRLFQGTLRENLLIGMPAPDDDVLHDALQKTGLINLVANHSSGLDLPISEGGRGLSGGQKQLVAFTRLLLTKPSVFLIDEPTASMDNRQEQRCLQVLRDELQDGQTLIVSTHKTALLDLVDRIIIMDNHQIVMDGAKEAVLKQLMQNEQAKRQGGAEQLMQKNKPAALKATPQQPKGPQGPNNQGPNTQGPSNPAAPTARPQANTGASANQATSTNPEGQQPTVKPDNAAGSASQIVIKPASESATTNQSGAAKNQSGANADGSAQSQQAASQNTTKAKPNTIIINPKSEEK; this is encoded by the coding sequence ATGAGTAATAACCAAAACCCATCAGATAACAATATGGCAGCAAGCTCAGCCTCGAAAGGTGAGTTGGTACATACCAGCGATTTAACCACAGCTGAATCCTTAAGAGATGCGTTAAAGCATATTTTGAGTCAGCAAGGCTATCCCATTGATAATATCCGACTACAGGATGTCATCAGAAAGCATGACAATCAAACAGCGATTGAGCAGGGCCGTGGTATCAATACCTTAGGCGGTGTGGTTGGTGTATTGGCTGGCCTTGGTGTCGAAGAAGCACCTGAAATTTTAGAGCAGCCAGATGCTGCTTTTTTGCCGTTATTGGCTTATCATGCACGGTTTGGTTGGGGTGTTATTGATGGCCAAACGCCGCAAGGCCTTTGGAACTTGCGTCAAGAGCAGCAAACACGCGCTGTCATGTTAGATGAGGTCAAACTTATCTTACGCTTGCGTTTGCAAGAAGATCATGTCAAAAAGCGTAATGCGACTTTCACCTCTTTACTAAAAACAGACTTGTTTAAATATAAAGGTGTGGTCATTGAAGCGGTTATTGCCTCATTCTTAATTAACTTTATAGCACTCGCCGTCTCTTTATTCTCGCTTCAAGTTTATGACCGCGTCATTCCAACCCGAGCGGTAAGTACCTTAATTATCTTAGCCAGTGGTGTTGCACTATTCATTCTATTTGAAGCATTCATGAAGTTTGCGCGCTCTAAGATTATGGATAAAGTGGTCGTTGGTTTAGATCAGTATTTATCACGTGAAGTGTTCCAACGCCTATTAAAAGTGCGTATTGACCAAATGCCTGGATCGGTGGGTTCAATGGCGGCTCAGCTGCGTAGTTATGAGCAGGTCAGAAGTTTCTTCACAGCCAGTACCTTATTCGGGCTAGTTGATTTACCGATGACTATCATTTTCTTATCGTTAATTGCTTATATTGGTTCACCTTTGGTGGCGCTGGTACCCATTTTGGCGTCAATTATTGCTATTATAATGGGCTTATCTGCACGTAAACGTATCGATGCCATTGCTGCTGAAGGTGCACAAGCTTCATATTATAAGACAGGTTTATTGGTTGAGACGGTAGAAGGTGTTGAGACCATTAAAGCCGGTGCAGGTAGCTGGAAGTTCTTATCACGTTGGTTAGATGTGATGAATATCACAATCAAAAATGACCTAGATATGAAACACGCCAATGACTATTTAAGCTATTCTACTCAAATGCTACAACAGACCAGTTATGTCGGTATTGTCATTATGGGTGCTTTTGTGGTGATGAATGGTGATATGACAATGGGGGGCTTGATTGCCTGTTCTATTTTAGGTGGCCGTGTGTTAGCGCCGGTTATGGCTATTCCTAACTTATTGGTTCAGTACTCGCATGCGAAAGCAGCACGCAGCATGATTGAATCTATTTTTCAATTAGAGCAAGACAACCATGGTGTTAACTATCCTTTATCACCAACTAAGATTCGTGGTCATTATCAATGTGATGATATGACATTTAATTATTTAGGTAATGATCGTCCAGCGGTAGTTATCAAAAAACTGGTTATCCAGCCAGGTGAGCGTATTGCAATCTTGGGTCCTATTGGTTCTGGCAAATCAACCTTATTGAAACTATTGTCAGGGCTATATGCACCGACATCTGGCCGTATCTTATTAGATGGCTTGGATATTCAGCAAATTAGCCGTGAGGCTTTAAGTGAACAAGTTGGCTATCTGCAACAAGATCACCGCTTATTCCAAGGTACATTACGTGAAAACTTACTGATTGGTATGCCAGCTCCAGACGATGATGTGTTGCATGATGCGCTACAGAAAACAGGTCTGATTAACTTGGTCGCCAATCACTCAAGCGGCTTGGATTTGCCTATTAGTGAAGGTGGTCGTGGCCTGTCAGGTGGTCAAAAGCAGCTGGTTGCTTTCACTCGGTTGTTATTAACAAAGCCATCAGTATTTTTAATTGATGAGCCAACAGCCTCAATGGATAATCGCCAAGAGCAGCGTTGTTTGCAAGTGTTACGCGATGAGCTACAAGATGGGCAGACTTTAATTGTCTCAACCCACAAAACTGCTTTATTGGATCTGGTTGATCGCATTATTATCATGGATAACCATCAGATCGTAATGGATGGTGCTAAAGAGGCCGTGTTAAAGCAATTAATGCAAAATGAGCAAGCCAAGCGTCAAGGCGGGGCGGAGCAGCTGATGCAGAAGAATAAACCTGCAGCGCTTAAAGCAACGCCACAGCAGCCTAAAGGGCCACAAGGGCCTAACAATCAGGGTCCTAATACGCAAGGTCCTAGCAATCCGGCAGCACCAACAGCTCGGCCTCAAGCTAATACTGGCGCATCTGCTAATCAAGCAACATCAACTAATCCAGAGGGCCAGCAGCCAACGGTTAAGCCTGATAATGCAGCCGGCTCAGCGTCTCAGATCGTGATTAAACCGGCCTCTGAGTCAGCAACAACCAATCAGTCTGGTGCGGCTAAAAACCAATCTGGCGCTAATGCTGATGGCAGTGCTCAATCTCAACAAGCAGCAAGCCAAAATACGACCAAAGCCAAGCCCAATACCATTATTATCAACCCCAAATCTGAAGAGAAGTAG
- a CDS encoding bifunctional folylpolyglutamate synthase/dihydrofolate synthase, with translation MQQIHVSAIDMGLSRVLPVAEKLGLLQSAKEDAYVFTVAGTNGKGSTTAIISEICQQAGYKTALYQSPHLIDFNERVRIDGQPVGDQRLIDAFYQVEQARLACELTLSFFEMTTLAAMLIFAQAKCDVWVLEVGLGGRLDVVNIINPNLAVITNIGIDHVEWLGDTREKIGYEKAGILRDGIPLVYGEPDMPDSVRQRIEALNCPYYQLQQDYDFTLVDSEMDTDTATESADQSQWQFSSAHVTLQLPKPKLSLLNTANAVAALLASELKINSAHIKQGLQQVKLAGRFDQRQLFERHWLFDVAHNERGVNFLLQQFKPLWQAHLAKYPQAKLHLVFSMLADKDIEQVVELLVQSGLLISQWYIGEIDHPRAAGLQQLSEVLQQHQQSVSSYASVAKAGMAAITETMPDDLILVSGSFHTIGEVLQQLNVSA, from the coding sequence ATGCAGCAAATTCATGTGTCTGCGATTGACATGGGGTTATCTCGGGTGTTGCCGGTTGCCGAAAAGCTGGGATTGTTACAATCAGCAAAAGAAGATGCCTATGTGTTTACGGTTGCAGGCACCAATGGCAAAGGCTCAACCACAGCCATTATTAGTGAGATTTGTCAGCAGGCAGGCTATAAAACTGCCTTGTATCAATCACCACATTTAATCGACTTTAACGAACGCGTTCGTATTGATGGTCAACCCGTCGGTGATCAGCGTTTAATTGATGCGTTTTATCAAGTCGAGCAAGCGCGCTTAGCTTGTGAATTGACCTTGTCATTTTTTGAGATGACCACCTTGGCTGCCATGCTGATTTTTGCGCAAGCCAAATGTGATGTTTGGGTACTGGAAGTTGGGCTTGGCGGTCGCTTAGATGTGGTCAATATCATTAATCCTAATCTTGCTGTGATTACCAATATTGGCATTGACCATGTTGAATGGCTTGGTGACACACGTGAGAAAATTGGCTATGAAAAGGCAGGAATTTTACGTGACGGTATTCCTCTAGTTTATGGTGAGCCCGATATGCCGGACTCTGTGCGTCAGCGCATTGAGGCGTTAAACTGTCCTTACTATCAACTGCAGCAGGACTATGACTTTACATTAGTAGATAGTGAAATGGACACTGACACAGCTACAGAATCAGCCGATCAGTCGCAGTGGCAATTTAGCAGTGCTCATGTCACCTTGCAGCTGCCAAAGCCAAAGTTATCACTGCTTAATACGGCCAATGCAGTTGCCGCTTTACTTGCCAGTGAGTTGAAGATTAATAGTGCACATATCAAGCAAGGCTTACAACAGGTGAAACTGGCAGGGCGTTTTGATCAACGTCAGTTGTTTGAGCGGCATTGGTTGTTCGATGTTGCTCACAATGAGCGAGGTGTTAATTTCTTACTGCAGCAGTTTAAGCCGTTATGGCAAGCGCACCTAGCCAAATATCCGCAGGCTAAACTGCATCTAGTGTTTTCGATGTTGGCTGATAAAGATATTGAGCAGGTTGTAGAGCTATTAGTACAGTCTGGGCTACTCATTAGTCAATGGTATATCGGTGAGATAGATCACCCGCGTGCCGCTGGCTTACAGCAGTTAAGTGAAGTATTACAACAGCATCAACAGTCTGTTAGCAGTTATGCTAGCGTAGCCAAAGCCGGTATGGCCGCTATTACTGAGACTATGCCAGACGATTTAATCTTGGTATCAGGCTCGTTTCATACCATCGGTGAAGTACTTCAACAGCTTAACGTTAGTGCTTAG
- the accD gene encoding acetyl-CoA carboxylase, carboxyltransferase subunit beta yields MEKDDSKDTVTLDKAEQKCSTWLSRPVPRVKRHSLPQLTAVETEPSTQCPQCHSMTTNTALIFNCYVCPHCDYHLAMTARERLNGFLDQVDAELGQQFQSKDPLHFTDSKPYPERMQQMQDKTGETEALIVLKGKVRDLDVVCCAFDFRFMGGSMGSVVGDRFVEAAEKALEEKIPLICFAASGGARMQEGLLSLMQMARTGAAVERLRLAGIPYIVVLTNPVYGGVTASLAMLGDIHLAEPKAMIGFAGKRVIEQTVRETLEEPFQRAEYLLEHGVIDQVVHRHQLNDTIYRLLAKLMHV; encoded by the coding sequence ATGGAAAAGGATGACAGTAAGGACACCGTAACCCTTGATAAAGCGGAACAAAAGTGTAGTACATGGCTTTCACGACCGGTACCACGGGTCAAGCGTCATAGCTTACCGCAGCTGACGGCGGTTGAGACCGAGCCTTCGACACAGTGCCCGCAATGTCATTCAATGACAACCAACACGGCGCTTATCTTTAATTGCTATGTTTGTCCACATTGTGACTATCACTTAGCGATGACTGCACGTGAGCGGCTAAACGGCTTTTTAGATCAAGTGGATGCCGAGCTTGGTCAGCAGTTTCAAAGTAAAGATCCTTTGCACTTTACAGACAGTAAGCCATACCCAGAACGTATGCAGCAAATGCAAGACAAAACCGGTGAAACAGAAGCGCTGATTGTGTTAAAAGGTAAAGTGCGTGATCTAGATGTGGTGTGCTGTGCCTTTGACTTTCGCTTTATGGGCGGCTCAATGGGGTCGGTTGTCGGTGATCGCTTTGTAGAAGCGGCTGAAAAAGCGCTTGAAGAGAAAATCCCATTGATTTGTTTTGCTGCTTCCGGTGGCGCGCGTATGCAAGAAGGTCTGCTGTCGTTAATGCAGATGGCACGTACAGGTGCAGCAGTAGAGCGATTGCGCTTGGCCGGTATTCCTTATATTGTGGTGTTAACCAATCCAGTATATGGCGGTGTTACTGCCTCATTGGCCATGTTGGGTGATATTCACTTGGCAGAGCCAAAAGCCATGATTGGCTTTGCCGGCAAACGTGTTATCGAGCAAACAGTGCGTGAGACATTAGAAGAGCCGTTCCAGCGTGCAGAGTATTTGCTAGAGCATGGCGTGATTGATCAGGTGGTACATCGTCATCAATTAAATGACACCATCTATCGACTGCTTGCTAAGCTGATGCATGTATAA
- the trpA gene encoding tryptophan synthase subunit alpha produces MTRIETTFAALKQQNKKALIPYVMAGDPSPNSFVGLLHDLVEHGADMIEVGLPFSDPMADGPTVALAGERALAGGTSTLKALTMVKKFRETNDTTPIILMGYLNPIEIIGYDKFMNACQDAGVDGVLVVDLPPAESGDFVQRLAEHEMNKIFLLAPTTLPERRKQVMTYCGGYIYYVSLKGVTGSASLDTEAVGEQVQAIKQETDLPICVGFGIRDGKSAAAIGQYADGVIVGSELVKNFAGLDSDSSDEQIAAAQAKIMAKMDELRQALDSL; encoded by the coding sequence ATGACCCGCATTGAAACCACATTTGCAGCACTGAAACAACAAAATAAAAAGGCCTTGATTCCGTATGTGATGGCCGGTGATCCGTCTCCGAATAGCTTTGTTGGTCTATTACACGATTTGGTAGAGCATGGTGCCGATATGATCGAAGTCGGCCTTCCTTTTTCAGATCCAATGGCTGACGGCCCGACAGTGGCCTTAGCAGGTGAGCGTGCTTTGGCTGGCGGTACCAGTACTCTAAAAGCACTGACCATGGTCAAAAAGTTCCGTGAGACCAATGACACAACGCCTATTATTCTTATGGGCTATCTAAATCCGATAGAAATTATTGGCTACGATAAGTTTATGAATGCCTGTCAGGATGCGGGTGTGGATGGGGTGTTAGTGGTTGATCTACCGCCGGCTGAGTCGGGTGATTTTGTTCAGCGTTTGGCTGAGCATGAGATGAATAAGATTTTCTTACTTGCACCAACCACTTTGCCTGAGCGCCGTAAGCAAGTGATGACCTATTGTGGTGGTTATATTTACTATGTGTCATTAAAAGGGGTGACAGGATCGGCAAGCTTAGATACCGAAGCGGTTGGCGAGCAGGTTCAGGCGATTAAGCAAGAAACTGATTTACCAATTTGTGTTGGATTTGGTATTCGTGATGGCAAATCAGCCGCTGCAATTGGTCAATATGCCGATGGTGTGATTGTTGGTAGTGAGCTGGTCAAAAACTTCGCTGGCCTTGATAGTGACTCAAGTGATGAGCAAATTGCCGCCGCCCAAGCCAAAATAATGGCAAAAATGGATGAGCTACGCCAAGCATTAGACTCGCTTTAA
- a CDS encoding HlyD family efflux transporter periplasmic adaptor subunit: MSEYHYTPTKPKVGRARLTIWIALTGIIILLVWAYFAKIDQVTRAKATVIASARTQEIQASEGGVLTQILVAEGDDVKKGELLVVLEEERAKAAYDNSATKTAALQAKLARLNAEIFDRPLVFPDRLDKYPEYVENQTNLYNRRKQAIDEEVSSLEQMLVLAKQELSMNEPLLEYGDVSQADVIRLRRQVADIEAQINNKRNKYFEEAQAEMTKAQEELDSEMEQLRDRSQVLEEKRLLSPQDGKVNSINITTIGGVVKPGEVIMELLPTTSDLIVQAQVSPADIAYVKEGQAASVKLDAYDFSIFGAMNGTVTYISPDTLIEKTPKGEEPYYRVLIKIGKAEFADRGDEIVIKPGMTASVDIKAMERTVLSYLTKPITKTLSEGLGER, encoded by the coding sequence ATGTCTGAATATCATTACACTCCCACTAAGCCAAAAGTTGGCCGTGCGCGCCTCACTATCTGGATTGCCCTAACGGGTATTATTATATTGTTGGTGTGGGCATATTTTGCCAAAATCGACCAAGTAACCCGCGCCAAAGCAACCGTTATTGCCAGTGCGCGTACTCAAGAAATCCAAGCCTCAGAGGGCGGTGTGTTAACCCAAATCTTGGTTGCTGAAGGTGACGATGTCAAAAAAGGCGAGCTTTTGGTAGTGCTTGAGGAAGAACGTGCAAAAGCGGCTTATGATAACTCAGCGACTAAAACGGCTGCGTTGCAAGCTAAATTAGCGCGTCTGAATGCAGAAATCTTTGATAGACCGTTGGTTTTCCCAGACAGACTGGATAAATACCCTGAATATGTAGAAAATCAGACCAACCTTTATAATCGCCGTAAGCAAGCGATTGATGAAGAAGTGTCTTCACTTGAGCAAATGTTGGTATTGGCTAAGCAAGAGCTAAGCATGAACGAGCCACTGCTTGAGTATGGTGACGTGAGTCAGGCTGACGTTATTCGTCTACGCCGTCAGGTTGCCGATATCGAAGCACAAATTAATAACAAGCGTAATAAATACTTCGAGGAAGCGCAGGCAGAAATGACCAAAGCGCAAGAAGAGTTAGACAGTGAGATGGAGCAGTTACGTGACCGCTCACAAGTGCTTGAAGAAAAGCGTCTATTGTCTCCACAAGATGGTAAGGTAAACAGCATTAATATAACCACTATCGGTGGTGTTGTTAAGCCAGGTGAAGTTATTATGGAGCTGTTACCGACTACCAGTGACTTAATTGTACAGGCTCAAGTGAGCCCCGCAGATATTGCCTATGTTAAAGAAGGGCAAGCAGCATCAGTTAAATTAGATGCCTACGACTTCTCAATCTTTGGTGCGATGAATGGTACAGTTACTTATATCAGTCCTGATACCTTAATTGAGAAAACACCGAAAGGCGAAGAACCTTATTACCGTGTGTTGATCAAAATAGGTAAAGCAGAGTTTGCTGATCGCGGTGACGAGATTGTCATTAAGCCTGGTATGACTGCAAGTGTCGATATTAAGGCAATGGAGCGTACGGTATTATCTTACTTAACCAAGCCAATTACCAAAACCTTGTCTGAAGGCCTAGGTGAGCGTTAA
- a CDS encoding TolC family protein, with the protein MMFRPNKLKTKLLLAMALMTGVSLPTYANTVITDVQINSLISQAIETHPLVKSAQAEREATAEGISAAKLNLLPTPSVTTSYNDNDDLVSELGIRQPLWTGGRLTANVNQAIFDDKAASENIYAQQNDVAKTTIEAWQTYIDSVAQQRVYLENLTQLRNFEQMMQRRVNQGVSARIELDLVTNRILQETNAYEAAREQQHIAEARLQQITGRPLPAGSEHNVPSLSKLVEQAKVASAGFERMAFSEASFYNPTVVRELFQIESAKQEVKAQNASKFPTVFAEYTHTFDHDNNEDDGRFFVGLNYQPGAGFSNFALTRASQARVKSLVQSKDAAQRGVMEDIQIQYQQFASAKSRELSLVSAVAGAQIVLESYQRQFIAGRKSWLEVLNAVRELSDYQIRLVQTRSNILGSFYKLQVDFSLMPWQQRFSQNRQPVKMFNAIDPVKDWMNKQPKTVNTSRFGYGQADNSGYNSGGYNTTNINTGGLNNLGSLGDYGDDDYVHIALPASVEQQLEDGSYIMIDDQGQPVVVQPDAVEVSSAPAVTVSEPTQVSVAQMAEDATAVDELRADEQDAVANAAVASSAKAAYDEQTSVVTVADESDYVEVVEPAPEPVFPGINKPKASFPEDEPAEVTNSEQLNSADLASKPDEWIETAPTNTTETDMLDDTVTDSVAGSEMPGDFVTVDSATTN; encoded by the coding sequence ATGATGTTTCGTCCAAATAAATTAAAAACTAAACTGCTACTGGCCATGGCGTTGATGACAGGGGTTTCTCTGCCTACCTATGCCAATACAGTCATCACTGATGTACAAATTAACTCGTTAATATCACAAGCCATTGAGACCCATCCCTTAGTCAAGTCTGCGCAAGCAGAGCGTGAGGCGACGGCAGAAGGCATTAGCGCGGCTAAATTAAACCTACTGCCGACACCCAGTGTTACCACCAGTTATAACGATAATGATGACTTGGTATCAGAGCTTGGTATTCGTCAGCCATTGTGGACAGGTGGGCGTCTGACGGCCAATGTTAACCAGGCTATTTTTGATGATAAAGCGGCAAGTGAAAATATCTATGCCCAACAAAACGATGTGGCAAAGACCACTATTGAAGCGTGGCAGACTTATATCGATTCTGTTGCTCAACAGCGCGTTTATCTAGAAAACCTCACCCAATTACGTAATTTTGAGCAGATGATGCAGCGCCGAGTTAACCAAGGGGTTTCAGCCCGTATTGAATTAGACTTGGTGACCAACCGTATTTTGCAAGAAACCAACGCCTATGAAGCGGCTCGTGAGCAGCAACATATTGCTGAGGCACGACTGCAACAGATTACAGGGCGTCCGCTACCAGCGGGTAGTGAGCATAATGTGCCAAGCTTAAGTAAACTGGTAGAGCAAGCAAAAGTAGCTTCAGCTGGGTTTGAACGTATGGCCTTTAGTGAAGCCAGTTTTTATAACCCAACTGTGGTTAGAGAGCTGTTCCAAATTGAATCAGCGAAACAAGAAGTTAAAGCACAAAATGCTTCTAAATTCCCGACCGTATTTGCAGAATATACGCATACCTTCGATCATGACAATAACGAAGATGATGGTCGTTTCTTTGTGGGTCTAAACTATCAGCCCGGTGCTGGCTTCTCAAACTTTGCATTGACCCGTGCATCACAAGCACGTGTAAAAAGCTTGGTTCAAAGTAAAGATGCCGCGCAACGTGGGGTAATGGAAGACATCCAGATTCAATATCAGCAGTTTGCCAGTGCTAAAAGTCGTGAGCTGTCATTGGTTTCGGCAGTTGCCGGTGCTCAAATTGTTTTAGAGTCGTACCAGCGTCAGTTTATTGCCGGTCGTAAAAGCTGGCTTGAAGTGCTAAACGCGGTTCGTGAGCTAAGTGATTATCAAATTCGCTTGGTACAAACCCGCTCTAATATCTTAGGCTCATTTTACAAGCTACAAGTTGATTTTAGTTTAATGCCATGGCAGCAAAGATTTTCACAAAACCGCCAACCGGTGAAAATGTTTAATGCAATTGATCCGGTTAAAGACTGGATGAACAAACAACCCAAAACAGTTAATACCAGTCGCTTTGGTTATGGTCAGGCAGACAACAGTGGTTATAATTCTGGTGGCTATAATACGACCAACATCAATACGGGTGGCTTAAATAACTTAGGTAGCTTAGGCGACTATGGTGATGATGATTACGTTCATATCGCGTTACCAGCCTCAGTTGAGCAGCAGCTTGAAGATGGCTCATACATTATGATTGATGATCAGGGTCAGCCAGTCGTTGTCCAGCCAGATGCCGTTGAAGTGTCATCGGCTCCAGCTGTGACCGTTAGCGAGCCGACACAAGTGTCAGTGGCACAAATGGCAGAAGATGCAACCGCAGTGGATGAGCTAAGAGCTGATGAACAGGATGCAGTCGCCAACGCTGCAGTAGCCAGTAGTGCTAAGGCAGCATATGATGAACAGACATCGGTAGTGACAGTAGCGGATGAATCAGATTATGTAGAAGTAGTTGAGCCGGCACCTGAGCCAGTATTCCCAGGTATAAATAAGCCAAAAGCCAGTTTTCCAGAAGATGAACCGGCAGAAGTTACCAACTCAGAGCAACTAAACAGTGCCGATCTAGCGTCTAAGCCAGATGAATGGATTGAGACAGCGCCAACTAATACCACTGAAACTGACATGTTAGATGATACTGTTACTGACTCAGTAGCAGGTTCTGAAATGCCTGGTGATTTTGTAACAGTTGATTCTGCAACGACAAATTAA